In Diorhabda carinulata isolate Delta chromosome 6, icDioCari1.1, whole genome shotgun sequence, a single genomic region encodes these proteins:
- the LOC130895428 gene encoding THO complex subunit 6 homolog codes for MIKKNFYSTILSQTISPCEKYLVVGDIYGTLSIFHLSKITNCETILTKEDLKPRYRITVKEGFQVNSLLTTQHYLVVGIVGEIYGYNWKSIRNTHPQADWIISIPNQKDAFKNADINVIRGLQNKHIFIGCGDNNIYVYDLESRKLLKTLSCHTDYIHCLSDIGADFISGSEDGVVNIWDTRTYKVIHSIKPHLDDKVGRPAIGKWIGAVSCNDDYVLCGGGPRLSLWHYRFLTNSTVFPINDKGIHVAEIRNEKILAGGRSRLFYQMSFVGDIVAEIPVSPVTVYSAVYKEEPNKILSLAGSSSKIDICSNFMYRNQQLSLY; via the exons atgataaaaaaaaatttttatagtactATTTTATCACAAACAATTAGTCCTTGTGAAAAGTATCTTGTTGTTGGTGATATTTATGGAACCTTGTCAATTTTTCA TTTATCGAAAATCACAAATTGTGAAACAATTTTAACTAAAGAAGATTTGAAACCGCGCTACCGTATTACAGTTAAAGAAGGTTTTCAAGTGAACAGCTTATTAACTACACAACACTATCTTGTAGTTGGAATTGTCGGAGAAATTTACGGTTATAATTGGAAATCTATAAGAAACACACATCCTCAAGCAGATTGGATAATTAGCATTCCTAACCAAAAAGATGCATTTAAAAATGCAGATATAAATGTTATTAGAGGTCTACAAAATAAGCATATTTTTATAGGATGTGGGGATAACAATATCTATGTTTATGATCTAGAAAGTAGGAAGTTGTTGAAAACTCTTTCCTGTCATACTGACTACATACATTGTTTATCAGACAT AGGAGCAGACTTTATTTCTGGAAGTGAAGATGGAGTGGTTAATATATGGGACACTCGCACATACAAAGTTATCCATAGCATTAAACCTCATTTAGATGATAAAGTTGGAAGACCTGCGATTGGAAAATGGATCGGTGCTGTTAGCTGTAACGACGATTATGTG CTTTGTGGGGGTGGTCCTCGATTATCATTATGGCATTATCGCTTCCTAACCAATTCAACAGTATTTCCCATAAACGATAAGGGTATTCATGTAGCAGAAAttcgaaatgaaaaaattttagctGGAGGAAGATCGCGGTTATTCTATCAAATGTCATTTGTAGGCGATATTGTAGCCGAAATCCCAGTGTCTCCGGTTACTGTATACAGTGCTGTTTATAAAGAAGAGcctaataaaatattgagtttagCAGGTTCCagttcaaaaattgatatttgcagTAATTTTATGTACAGGAACCAACAGTTATCTTTATATTAA
- the LOC130895426 gene encoding abl interactor 2, translated as MNVYYAHNNLNREPGLISDCETMAELAALLRSDIPEGRSSLSENHTNLQRVAEYCEANYFQNENKRMALEETKNYTTQSLASVAYQINTLAYNFLQLLDLQTTQLAEMESQMNHISQTVMIHKEKVARREIGVLTANKSTNRQYKIIAPANPEKPIKYLRKPIDYTIFDDIGHGIRSGGTPRQKQRGSSQGSIQSLNSMQGNPMVGPAPTTKPPTPPQVSRTSSKVSVVSGGTLSKGSREYRTPPAVAPPQVPSHYAPNYPIGHPRRANERVSGYGTLPLAGAHQAGPQIGMVHPMTQQQQIVQPQTPPPPPPPVSGGYVQEQHLSMPPPPTPLINTQEMVLSSNQQHPIMMGGHHVPVPQGSLGMHTLSHAQGHRISQQLAQNFGRQNSGAQSPPLPPPPPPEDEHEAFGRPRTSGMMPIVPDEEDLPGWVPKNYIEKVVAIYDYYADKDDELSFQESSVIYVLKKNDDGWWEGVMDGITGLFPGNYVEPCV; from the exons ATGAACGTGTACTACGCCCATA ATAATTTAAATAGAGAACCTGGTTTGATTAGTGATTGTGAAACAATGGCTGAATTAGCTGCTTTATTACGTTCAGACATTCCTGAAGGGAGAAGTAGTTTATCTGAAAATCATACAAATTTACAAAGAGTTGCAGAATATTGTGAAgcaaattatttccaaaatgaGAATAAACGTATGGCATTAGAAGAAACCAAAAACTATACTACACAATCATTAGCAAGTGTGGCATATCAAATAAATACATTGGCATACAATTTCCTTCAGTTACTTGATTTGCAAACTACTCAATTGGCTGAAATGGAAAGCCAAATGAATCATATTTCCCAAACTGTTATGATCCACAAGGAAAAAGTAGCTAGAAGAGAAATTGGTGTATTAACTGCAAATAAGAGTACCAATCGGCAGTATAAGATTATAGCACCAGCAAATCCTGAAAAACCTATTAAATATTTGAGGAAACCCATTGACTATACaa TATTTGATGATATTGGTCATGGTATAAGAAGTGGAGGAACTCCAAGACAAAAGCAAAGGGGATCAAGTCAAGGAAGTATACAATCTTTGAACTCTATGCAAGGAAATCCTATGGTTGGACCTGCTCCCACTACAAAGCCTCCTACACCTCCACAAGTATCCAGAACTTCTAGTAAAG TGTCGGTAGTTTCTGGAGGGACTCTTAGTAAGGGAAGCAGAGAATATAGAACTCCGCCAGCTGTGGCACCTCCTCag GTCCCTAGCCATTATGCTCCAAATTATCCAATCGGGCATCCACGACGGGCTAATGAAAGAGTATCAGGATATGGTACATTACCTTTGGCAGGAGCTCATCAAGCAGGTCCTCAAATAGGAATGGTTCATCCAATGACACAACAACAGCAAATTGTTCAACCACAAACTCCTCCACCTCCACCACCACCCGTTTCTGGTGGTTATGTGCAGGAGCAGCATTTAAGTATGCCAC cTCCGCCAACTCCACTAATTAACACACAAGAAATGGTACTTTCATCTAATCAGCAGCATCCAATTATGATGGGTGGCCACCATGTGCCGGTTCCTCAGGGTAGTTTAGGTATGCACACTTTGTCACATGCACAAGGTCATCGCATATCTCAGCAGTTAGCTCAGAATTTTGGTAGACAAAATAGTGGAGCTCAATCTCCACCTCTTCCTCCACCTCCACCCCCAGAAGATGAACACGAAGCTTTCGGAAGACCCCGAACCTCAGGCATGATGCCTATTGTACCCGATGAGGAAGATTTACCAGGTTGGGTGCCAaagaattatattgaaaaag TTGTAGCCATATACGACTATTATGCAGATAAAGACGACGAACTGAGTTTTCAAGAAAGTTCAGTAATATACGTCCTAAAGAAAAACGATGATGGTTGGTGGGAAGGAGTTATGGACGGCATCACTGGACTCTTTCCCGGGAATTACGTAGAACCATgcgtttga
- the LOC130895812 gene encoding uncharacterized protein LOC130895812, with amino-acid sequence MPPKKSKLNNACTREARRKRVERAQQLPEQIETRNAAQRIRTAESRAQESQEQRDERLRQNITRTRAARERNIATVRVLDRQRQRISRSLTRASFVRLAFEYAPDINYSAHSKIAIGGMDKVCQYCQALKFRNEAAGMCCASGKVVLSPLPAPPEPLLSLLTGNSDDSKLFLRQVYHKIGSLMPMPDNNPKFLQIYFMGDCEERVTTRCLYNFIEQAEERAIVILLENFLEDHNQLIQLIKRVSPRLQNDNYQIVIKADKVPLGEHAGRFNAPTVDEVAVIMVGDPVDERSIKITRRDNTVSTISDLHRSYDALQYPLIFWQGQDEYHLNIKQYDPNTGDYRNKKVSSMNYYAHRIMVRQHQDNYILRYRQLFHQYIVDMYAKVESERLRFLRFNQAKLRSEEYIHLRDAVAGNIDGNLNPNDIGNAFILPSSYIGSPRNMQEYIQDAMTYVRHYGRPDLFITFTCNPNWEEIQTLLLPGQQAIHRHDLTARVFKQKLKSLIDFIVKYSIFGITRCWLYTIEWQKRGLPHAHILVWLKDRIRPEEIDQIISAEIPDPLIDQELFDIVTKHMIHGPCGAFNMTSPCMENGKCKKNFPKPHTNDTITDIDGYPMYRRRSTENGGHTFTMRLPNFPNQVEFDNQWVVPYSPLLSKTYKAHINVELCSSVKSIKYICKYVNKGSDLAIFEVQNINKNDEIARYQMGRYISSNEAIWHILSFPIHERDPAVQHLAIHLENGQRVYFTGENVLQRAFEAPKTTLTEFFTLCQKPDVFGQFAKTLVYGDVPRYFTWNKSSKKWEPRKQGKPHPSITGIFKAKTLGRLYTVHPKQRECFYLRLLLVNVPGPTSFEFLRTINGRVFNTYQDACRELQLLEDDNHWDLTLADAALTSTPNNIRQLFAIILTTCYPSQAQTLWEKYKNCMTEDILHRIRQTNQCQNIDYTPEMYNEALVLIEDLCVLISNLPLNHYGMPSPNRPATDLVNTDLQREKQYDHGSLATIIMNSEPLLTAEQKIIYDRIMLAVAAEQGGFFFLDAPGGTGKTFLISLILAKIRSQQKIALAVASSGIAATLLDGGRTAHSTFKLPLDVHNKPDAMCNIKKNSGIAAVLRKSSIIIWDECTMAHKYSLEALNRTMQDLNSNNRLFGGVILLLSGDFRQTLPVIPRSTFADEINACLKQSFLWRSVETLRLTINMRVQLQNDPSAQIFSEQLLDIGNGKIELQPNTQCIKLPDNFCTVVQDKNELIQSIFPDIQNNYLNHEWLSQRAILAAKNVDVDEINFQIQQLLPGDLMSFKSIDTVVDENESVNFPIEFLNSLDIPGMPPHNLRLKIGSPIILLRNLNPPQLCNGTRLVIKKITGNILEATILAGKFKGKVVLLPRIPMIPSDSTIPFKRLQFPIRLAFAMSINKSQGQTMSICGLDLENPCFSHGQLYVACSRVGKPSNLFVLAKDRLTKNIVHRLVLN; translated from the exons atgccaccgaaaaaatctaaactgaATAACGCGTGCACCAGAGAGGCACGACGCAAACGTGTTGAAAGAGCTCAGCAATTACCAGAACAAATCGAAACAAGAAATGCAGCTCAAAGAATCAGGACTGCAGAAAGTCGTGCACAAGAATCTCAAGAACAGCGTGACGAACGTCTGCGACAGAATATTACGAGAACAAGAGCGGCACGAGAACGAAACATAGCTACAGTACGAGTACTAGATCGACAAAGGCAACGGATCAGCCGCTCATTAACACGTGCATCATTCGTTCGGCTTGCCTTTGAATATGCACCAGATATTAACTACTCAGCGCATTCAAAAATTGCTATCGGTGGAATGGATAAAGTATGTCAATATTGTCAGGCATTGAAATTTCGGAATGAAGCAGCCGGCATGTGCTGCGCATCAGGAAAAGTTGTGCTGTCACCTCTACCCGCTCCGCCGGAGCCTTTATTATCCCTTCTTACTGGCAATTCAGatgattccaaattatttttgc gccaGGTGTACCATAAAATCGGATCACTGATGCCAATGCCTGATAACAATccgaaatttcttcaaatttattttatgggcgATTGTGAAGAGCGCGTGACGACTCGGTGcctgtataattttattgaacaagCAGAGGAAAGAGCAATTgtgatattattggaaaattttttagaagatCACAATCAACTAATTCAATTGATCAAAAGAGTTTCGCCACGACTGCAAAATGACAATTATCAAATCGTCATTAAAGCCGACAAAGTACCATTAGGTGAACATGCTGGTAGATTCAACGCTCCAACTGTTGATGAGGTTGCTGTTATCATGGTTGGTGATCCAGTTGACGAAAGATCTATAAAAATTACACGGCGAGACAACACTGTCAGTACGATTTCGGATCTACACCGTTCATATGATGCACTACAATATCCATTAATATTTTGGCAAGGACAAGATGAATATCACCTCAATATCAAACAGTATGATCCAAATACCG gtgattacagaaataaaaaagttagctcAATGAACTACTACGCACACCGAATAATGGTTAGACAACATCAAGACAATTATATCCTTCGATATCGTCAGCTGTTCCATCAATACATTGTTGATATGTATGCTAAGGTCGAAAGCGAACGCTTGCGATTCCTTCGATTCAACCAGGCGAAACTACGATCGGAAGAATATATTCACTTACGAGATGCTGTTGCTGGAAACATCGATGGAAATTTAAATCCCAATGACATCGGTAATGCTTTCATTTTACCTTCAAGCTACATCGGCAGCCCACGGAACATGCAGGAATACATACAAGATGCGATGACTTACGTACGTCATTACGGCCGAccggatttatttattacattcacATGTAATCCGAATTGGGAAGAGATACAAACTTTACTATTGCCAGGACAACAAGCCATTCATCGTCATGATTTAACTGCACGggtgtttaaacaaaaattgaaatccttaattgattttattgttaaatattcaatttttggtatcaCACGTTGTTGGCTGTATACGATAGAGTGGCAAAAGCGAGGTTTGCCTCATGCCCACATTTTGGTTTGGCTTAAAGATAGAATCCGTCCTGAAGAAATCGATCAAATAATTTCAGCCGAAATTCCAGACCCATTAATTGatcaagaattatttgatattgtcaCCAAACACATGATCCATGGGCCATGCGGTGCTTTCAACATGACGTCACCGTgcatggaaaatggaaaatgtaaaaaaaacttccCAAAGCCGCATACGAATGACACGATCACGGATATTGATGGTTATCCAATGTATCGCCGCAGAAGTACTGAGAATGGTGGCCACACATTTACAATGCGACTGCCGAACTTTCCAAATCAAGTTGAGTTTGATAATCAGTGGGTGGTACCATACTCACCACTACTTTCAAAAACTTACAAAGCTCATATCAATGTTGAGCTTTGCAGTTCTGTTAAATCAATTaagtatatttgtaaatatgtaaacaaaGGCAGTGATTTGGCCATATTTGAAgtacaaaacataaataaaaatgacgaAATAGCACGATACCAAATGGGCAGATACATTAGCAGCAATGAAGCTATTTGGCATATTCTCAGCTTTCCCATCCACGAAAGAGATCCTGCTGTCCAACATCTGGCAATACATCTTGAAAACGGTCAACGTGTATACTTTACTGGAGAAAATGTTCTCCAAAGAGCGTTCGAAGCTCCGAAAACGACTCtaactgaattttttacattgtgtCAAAAACCTGATGTTTTTGGCCAATTCGCGAAGACATTGGTGTATGGTGATGTTCCACGTTACTTCACATGGAACAAATCCAGTAAAAAATGGGAGCCAcggaaacaaggaaaaccaCATCCTTCCATTACAGGCATATTCAAAGCTAAGACATTGGGGAGACTTTACACGGTACATCCAAAGCAACGTGAGTGCTTCTATTTACGTTTGTTATTGGTGAATGTTCCCGGACCAACgtcttttgaatttttacgaACAATTAATGGTCGAGTATTCAATACATACCAGGATGCATGTCGTGAACTGCAATTGCTAGAAGACGATAACCATTGGGACTTAACGCTTGCTGATGCTGCGTTGACATCAACACCGAATAACATTCGTCAGTTGTTTGCAATTATTTTGACGACATGTTATCCCTCGCAAGCACAAACTTTgtgggaaaaatataaaaattgtatgacaGAAGACATCTTGCACCGAATTAGACAAACAAATCAATGCCAAAACATAGATTATACACCAGAGATGTACAATGAAGCATTGGTCTTGATCGAGGATTTATGtgttcttatttcaaatttaccacTTAATCATTATGGTATGCCATCACCTAATCGTCCAGCCACCGACTTAGTCAATACCGATTTACAACGAGAAAAGCAATATGACCATGGAAGTTTAGCAACAATTATCATGAACAGTGAACCATTACTGACagcagaacaaaaaattatttatgatcgGATTATGCTGGCTGTTGCTGCTGAACAAGgcggtttttttttcttggatgCACCCGGTGGAACCGGtaagacatttttaatatcgTTGATTCTTGCCAAAATACGGTCGCAACAAAAAATCGCATTAGCAGTAGCATCGTCAGGCATTGCGGCTACTTTACTGGATGGTGGGCGAACAGCACATTCAACATTCAAGCTGCCATTGGACGTTCATAATAAACCAGATGCAATGTGTAACATCAAAAAGAATAGTGGAATAGCTGCAGTGTTGCGAAAGAGTTCTATAATAATTTGGGATGAGTGCACAATGGCACACAAATATTCACTTGAAGCATTAAACAGAACTATGCAAGATTTAAACAGCAATAATAGACTTTTCGGTGGTGTTATCTTACTTTTGTCTGGTGACTTCCGGCAGACCTTACCGGTTATACCTCGCTCAACTTTCGCGGATGAGATTAATGCATGTTTGAAACAATCATTCTTATGGCGAAGTGTTGAAACACTTCGATTGACCATAAATATGCGAGTACAATTGCAAAATGATCCATCAGCACAAATATTTTCCGAACAACTACTAGATATTGGGAACGGTAAAATAGAACTGCAACCAAATACGCAATGCATTAAACTACCAGACAATTTTTGCACTGTTGTTCaggataaaaatgaattgattcAGAGTATTTTCCCGGATATacagaataattatttgaatcatgAATGGCTCAGTCAACGGGCGATTTTGGCAGCCAAAAACGTTGATGTTGACGAAATTAACTTCCAGATACAACAGTTGTTACCAGGCGATCTGATGTCTTTTAAATCAATCGATACTgttgttgatgaaaatgaaagtgtaaattttccgattgaatttttaaattcattagataTACCTGGAATGCCACCACATAATCTTCGATTAAAGATTGGTTCCCCTATTATTCTCCTCCGTAATTTGAATCCGCCTCAATTATGTAACGGTACGCGTTTGGTCATCAAAAAGATCACCGGTAACATTCTTGAAGCAACCATTTTGGCTGGGAAGTTTAAAGGAAAAGTGGTTTTGCTGCCACGTATTCCGATGATACCATCAGATTCTACCATACCCTTCAAAAGGCTACAGTTTCCAATTCGTTTAGCTTTCGCcatgtctataaataaatctcaagGTCAAACAATGTCCATTTGTggtttagatttggaaaatccatgtttttctcATGGGCAACTATATGTTGCGTGTTCACGTGTTGGGAAACCGTCGAATCTATTTGTGTTAGCTAAAGACAGGTTAACCAAAAACATTGTGCACCGATTggtgttaaattaa
- the LOC130895811 gene encoding uncharacterized protein LOC130895811, translating into MGQHHSCQEGKGIKRNFPLTLFTQKNGRNCEPNPQQPIKFQYISKKKNNSQQTDVGNRRLMCRLVKTQSVPVRTKSEPNLLFQNRGNNRGYKRKQVKNDWKKEIHQFGYQIRDVDAFFSKATIKKPANIPVVLASPSILYQTRLGGYQAEVYLPLGMVVNAVFKNQHWLYVQTPHGEEGYVSYAACIPLGIIPPPNDDKRAPCWEKSTDVFPKPSGNLTDTEKLSSKSDCEGEDSVKCRSKSPNDVSTCGEKSIDRLYLRAAKTKGVRHTLLVILTNFCGNESNNISVQTGDVVVLLDASIKGWFYVKDKKGEEGYIPASIVGHGFL; encoded by the exons ATGGGTCAGCATCATTCCTGTCAAGAGGGTAAAGGTATCAAGAGAAACTTTCCATTAACTTTATTTACTcagaaaaatggaagaaattgtGAACCAAATCCCCAGCAACCCATCAAGTTCCAGTATATATCtaagaaaaagaataattctCAG CAAACAGATGTTGGAAa TCGTAGATTAATGTGCAGATTAGTGAAAACGCAGAGTGTTCCAGTTAGGACTAAATCCGAgcctaatttattatttcaaaaccGAGGAAATAATCGTGGATACAAAAGGAAGCAAGTTAAAAACGATTGGAAGAAGGAAATACATCAGTTTGGCTACCAGATACGGGATGTTGATGCATTCTTCAGCAAG GCTACAATAAAAAAACCAGCTAATATACCAGTGGTTTTAGCATCTCCAAGTATTTTGTATCAGACAAGATTAGGAGGATACCAAGCAGAAGTGTATCTACCACTGGGAATGGTAGTAAACGCTGTATTTAAAAACCAACATTGGCTTTATGTTCAAACACCTCATGGGGAAGAAGGTTATGTTAGTTACGCAGCATGTATACCTTTAG GCATAATACCCCCTCCAAATGACGACAAACGAGCCCCATGCTGGGAAAAGAGTACAGACGTTTTTCCGAAGCCATCAGGAAATTTGACAGATACTGAGAAGCTAAGTTCAAAATCAGATTGCGAGGGTGAAGATAGTGTGAAATGCCGAAGTAAATCTCCAAACGATGTTAGTACCTGCGGCGAGAAAAGTATAGACAGATTATATTTGCGAGCTGCAAAAACAAAAGGAGTACGACACACTTTATTAGTTATTCTCACAAACTTCTGTGGAAATGAAAGCAATAATATATCAGTACAAACGGGCGATGTTGTGGTTTTATTAGATGCTAGTATTAAAGGATGGTTTTATGTGAAAGATAAAAAGGGCGAAGAAGGATACATTCCAGCTTCTATAGTTGGACATGGATTTCTTTGA
- the LOC130895427 gene encoding alpha-ketoglutarate-dependent dioxygenase alkB homolog 4, translated as MNKPRPCGCKGLRSCYICESEYNIIKSNNINVEHGKYVYCHICDKAWPGWNPEDNSHENHFAQPIQYPGIFIKSDFLSETEENELVKCLDAMPWDSSQSGRRKQNFGPKCNFKKKKIRLGTFEGFPLKTQFVQNKLQSIPIMKGFKTIEQCSLEYNPERGASIDPHIDDCWIWGERIVTVNLLADSVLTMTYNNKPHKYNLDCVKTYPSVLTENGSINVSGANYNLKTSNCDNRPVVRIPMPRRSLLIMYGSARYDWEHQILREDVKTRRLCLAYREFTPPYLEFGAKYEEGKLILEKAKYFYDP; from the coding sequence ATGAATAAACCAAGACCATGTGGTTGCAAAGGTCTTAGATCTTGTTACATTTGTGAAAgtgaatataatattattaaatctaATAATATCAACGTAGAACATGGCAAGTATGTATATTGTCACATCTGTGATAAAGCTTGGCCAGGTTGGAATCCTGAAGATAACTCCCATGAAAATCATTTCGCTCAACCAATACAGTATCCGggtatttttatcaaatcagattttttatcagaaactgaagaaaatGAGTTGGTCAAATGCCTTGATGCTATGCCTTGGGATTCATCCCAGAGTGGAAGAAGAAAACAGAATTTTGGCccaaaatgtaattttaaaaagaaaaaaattagactGGGAACATTTGAGGGATTTcctttgaaaacacaatttgttcaaaataaattacagtCTATACCAATCATGAAAGGATTCAAAACTATAGAACAATGTAGTTTAGAGTACAATCCTGAAAGAGGAGCATCTATTGACCCACATATTGACGATTGTTGGATATGGGGGGAAAGAATAGTTACTGTTAACTTATTAGCTGATTCCGTACTTACAATGACCTATAATAATAAACctcataaatataatttagattGTGTTAAGACATATCCTTCTGTTCTAACAGAAAATGGAAGTATTAATGTTAGTGGTGCTAATTACAACTTAAAAACATCAAACTGTGATAATAGACCAGTTGTTAGAATTCCAATGCCCCGAAGATCATTATTAATAATGTATGGTTCAGCAAGATATGATTGGGAACATCAAATATTAAGAGAGGATGTAAAAACCCGTAGATTATGTCTAGCTTACAGAGAATTCACACCCCCTTATTTAGAATTTGGTGCAAAATATGAAGAAGGAAaactaattttggaaaaagccaaatatttttatgatccATAA